The following DNA comes from Rosa rugosa chromosome 5, drRosRugo1.1, whole genome shotgun sequence.
AGACAAGTGAAAATTCTGATAAAGTCAAAAAAGTCTTCAGTATTGTGTATGTGTTCTTAAACTTTGCTAATACAATCTATCTGTCAAATGTTATACTGAAACCAAGTTTTTAATGGCTAATATTGAGTTTACTGTTGCAGGCGTTCCGTTTTAATTGCCGTTGCAGCAGTAATGCTGTTCCTAGCTGTGATCGGTCTTCGTAAGTGTTGCCCTTAAAAAACTTGCTCAGTAAAATCTATTTTGTGCTCTTGTAATTATAACATTTCCGTCTTGTAACTCAACTATGATCTTGTTGCAGTTCTGTCCGTCCTTCGGCACCAACATGCAATTCACATGTAAGTTGCCCTTTGTGTCTGGTTGATTTGTTCTACCTTGGTGGTTGTTACCACTCTTCACATTCTGGAGGGTTTTTATACTTCTGTCTGACAAAACTGTTATATTGTTGCAGATTCATTGTTAGTGGATGGCTACTTGTTGCAATTACATTCATTCTTTGTGGAGCCTTTGTGATCCTCAACAAGTAAGATGATGTTATATTATGTAGAAATGCATCTGTTAGGTTATTTCATTTGCTTGTCTAGTGAATCAGAAACCCAACCAATTACTATGGGCACTATACAGTACATCTTTTGCAAgtcctttttccttttcaagTTAAACTAAGTATTCATTGCGATATGCAGCTGCTTTTACTTTAATTATATCTTAAGCCATGGTGTATGGCCCTCCTACAAAACTAATTTATTCATGTCTTACAGTAGTAGGTCTAAATGGGAATTAATTAAACAGAGCATGCTAATGCCCTTACCttacatttattttgtttattcttTGTGTTTCAGTGCTGTTTCTGACACCTGTATGGCAATGGAAGAATGGGTAGAAAATCCCCATGCTGAAACAGCACTTAGCAACGTCCTTCCATGTGTTGACCAGAAAACCACAAACCAGACACTAAGCCAGAGTAAAGGAATTATCAATGACATGGTCACTGTTGTCAACACGTTCATCTACACCTATGCCAATACGTATCCGTCGCATTCTGATCCGTATTATTACAATCAGTCTGGACCTCTGATGCCAGCTCTTTGTTACCCCTATGATTCTGAGTTAAGAGATACTCAGTGTGGGGATCAACAGGTGTCTATTACAAATGCTTCTTTGGTAAGAATCTTCCACTTAGACTACTTTGGATGATTATTGTTCTAATTGCTTGATTTATGGAAATAATAGGATTAGACTAGCATTTGATGGAATGAACTCAACACCCAAAATGTGCCAAATGAAATACTGTTTTCTGTGAAAGTAAAGAGGACTAGGGTATGTATAAATACTTAAATAGTAAATGGGTATAGTTTATATATCAGGTAAATGAAATGGAGCCACCATATCATAATTGTCTTCTTATTTCTCCCACCTAGCACATGTACTTGAATGACTAATTCCAATAAGTGGAACTTATATCTTCAGAGAGTAGTTGCATGCCTTATGTCCATGTCACTTGAAATAGGAAAGATAATTAAATTCACGATACAACTCACTCTACTGCTCTAGGCATTGTAGGCGAGTGATAAAATTTCTATTTGTTTATCAAAGTTAGAACCACGCCAAGTAATGTAAAATGGAGCAAGGGGCTGAGAGCTATAACCTTCTCAAAAAGAAGGGAAACATTGGAAAAGAATAAGGGATACAAACAAAACTTTGAAAAAAGAGAAGGGCTATGAAGTTTGGCACCTAGTTTTGACCATTTTAGACTCGATAAATCTCTCTTATATGTGGTTGTTTGAATTCTTTCAGGTTTGGCAGAACTATACATGTGAAGTCTCAGCATCTGGGATGTGCATCACTCCCGGAAGGGTGAAGCCAGAGATCTACACTCAGCTAGTTGCAGCAGTTAATGAGAGCTATGCACTACAGCACTATACCCCTCCTTTACTCAGCCTCCAAGATTGTAATTTTGTCCGAGACACATTTCGAACAATCACCTCGAGTTATTGCCCCCCATTGGACCACTACCTGAAAATTGTGAATGCAGGTTTGGCCCTAATATCAGTTGGAGTCTTGCTCTGTCTTCTTCTCTGGGTACTCTATGCAAACCGCCCCCAAAGGGAGGAAGCGTTTGCGAAACAATCCTTACCCGTAAAAGACAGGAGTATGAAGAGCAGTTCAAACAATCATAGTCATAATAGCAGCAGCGATGTAACAACATCCAACATATCAAACGGAGTCTAAGCTTGAAGATTAGAATCCAGTTATACAAATTTAGAGCCATTattaagaaaaatgaaaaccGAGTGGAGCGAAGTTCCATTCCGAGTTAAGTTTAGTCAAGTGTAGTATTGTAATCTAGATAGATTCTTATGTACAGATTCGCCTATTGCAATGATCTCAAATTTGCTTTCATATTTCTGTCTTCCCTTTGAAGTGTGATATCTCAATTCTCAACCCGCATATAATTTATTCACAGAAGAAAACAGGCAATCATAAACACCAAGAGAGAATGCTTAAAAGGGTTCAATTTTTCATTGCATCTTAAACCTTTACATTGCTAAAGGGCTCCCCTGAATCACATTCACAGAAAATCGAAGAGCCAAATTAACCTCAATCAAACCCGAAAAACATAAACTTTCCATCTAATTCATCAGAAAACAAGAACTTGTATGTAAAATCTGACCTCTACATTGTCAATTACGTACAGCCTTCAAAATTCACTGTCATCATCCATTAGAAGTGAATCATCACTGGTTTCACTCCCAGCTTCTTCCTGTGAAGACTCCTCTGCAGCTTCTTCTTGCGCCTCTGCCGGCATGACAAGACTCTCCTGGAGACCATGAACCACAACGGAGTCGCTGTAATACATGTTTGCATAGTACACCGGAACTTCGTTTAGCAGCAAAACGTCGCCGTTTCTTGAGATTCTGATGGTGAACCCCGCCATGTAGGTTGGAAGCACCGTCCCTTCACTGAAATTCACCAA
Coding sequences within:
- the LOC133709824 gene encoding uncharacterized protein LOC133709824 translates to MKIDTSFCCFILFLVLGSFSCVSALANDGVVANRGSLKFSLGDENLGSWQNELSETAEAPGPSSDGPELVLAAKRTKRPDILDGFNRYRGGWDIANRHYWASVGFTGAAGFIISVLWFVAFGIILVVHHCCGWRLNIKDEGSPRSQRMCLIILIVFTCAATVGCILLSVGQAEFHEEVLHTLNFVVNQSDYTVQTLRNVTEYLSLAKDINVAQVFLPTDVMDSIDKLNVDLNTAADTLTEKTSENSDKVKKVFSIVRSVLIAVAAVMLFLAVIGLLLSVLRHQHAIHIFIVSGWLLVAITFILCGAFVILNNAVSDTCMAMEEWVENPHAETALSNVLPCVDQKTTNQTLSQSKGIINDMVTVVNTFIYTYANTYPSHSDPYYYNQSGPLMPALCYPYDSELRDTQCGDQQVSITNASLVWQNYTCEVSASGMCITPGRVKPEIYTQLVAAVNESYALQHYTPPLLSLQDCNFVRDTFRTITSSYCPPLDHYLKIVNAGLALISVGVLLCLLLWVLYANRPQREEAFAKQSLPVKDRSMKSSSNNHSHNSSSDVTTSNISNGV